One window of Athalia rosae chromosome 2, iyAthRosa1.1, whole genome shotgun sequence genomic DNA carries:
- the LOC105685074 gene encoding apolipoprotein D → MTSVSVSSNSRRIHVLIVLFFIGHLIRDADSYYKNREDKSKCPKVKAIRNFDISEFLGSWYIVQYYASSEEALAYRCMRAELSVSTENAEVTMNFTYSFTDDPINEQLVGNITWKIPSPDLPAHWVHAEDTYEGIYNTYILDSDYKSWALLMHCAEKSKSPRYLSSFIMSREPELGVNVISYLQEKLPRYDIDLEYMFPMTQVNCTTVDPGLGLIMPPMVNATRRRSGVRRHPLKRKHRRS, encoded by the exons ATGACCTCCGTTTCGGTATCTTCGAACAGTCGTCGCATTCATGTTTTAATCGTACTGTTTTTCATCGGTCATCTGATACGCGATGCGGATAGTTATTACAAAAATCGAGAAGATAAATCCAAGTGTCCAAAAGTAAAAGCTATACGAAACTTTGACATAAGTGAG TTCCTGGGATCCTGGTACATCGTCCAGTATTATGCCAGTTCGGAAGAAGCGCtcgcgtataggtgtatgaGAGCGGAATTATCAGTGTCTACTGAAAATGCCGAAGTCACTATGAATTTCACCTACAGTTTCACCGATGATCCTATCAACGAACAGCTAGTCGGAAATATTACCTGGAAAATTCCATCGCCAGATTTACCCGCTCATTGGGTTCACGCTGAAGACACAT ACGAGGGTATCTACAACACCTACATTCTTGATTCAGACTACAAGTCGTGGGCATTGCTAATGCATTGTgcggaaaaaagtaaaagtccGCGCTACCTTTCTAGCTTTATTATGAGCCGTGAACCTGAACTTGGAGTAAACGTCATCTCGTATCTTCAAGAGAAATTACCCAG GTACGACATCGACTTGGAGTACATGTTCCCAATGACCCAGGTCAACTGCACAACGGTTGATCCAGGTCTTGGATTGATCATGCCTCCGATGGTTAACGCAACGAGGCGACGAAGTGGAGTGCGACGTCATCCCCTCAAAAGGAAACACCGTCGATCGTGA